Proteins encoded within one genomic window of Deinococcus malanensis:
- a CDS encoding response regulator, producing the protein MTSIPQHYLLVDDNPTVRRLAQAAFELLQPQGTLTCVSNETEALELLECGFALPDVILLDVTMPGMSGFRMLERLRDHPELSLIPIVMLGTSHAVRNASPTYSLYASSCLMKSSAFEAFTARVEMVLGYWQAIRVAYTGEGNSNTRPFHQR; encoded by the coding sequence ATGACGTCCATTCCACAGCATTACCTGTTGGTCGACGACAACCCCACTGTTCGACGCCTCGCCCAGGCCGCCTTCGAGCTGCTGCAGCCGCAAGGCACGCTGACGTGTGTGTCGAACGAAACAGAGGCGCTCGAACTGCTGGAGTGCGGATTCGCCCTGCCGGACGTGATCCTGCTGGACGTCACCATGCCAGGGATGAGCGGATTCCGGATGCTGGAGCGGCTCAGGGATCACCCCGAGTTGTCCTTGATCCCAATCGTAATGCTCGGCACCTCGCACGCGGTGAGGAATGCGAGTCCCACATACAGCCTGTATGCGAGTTCCTGCCTGATGAAGTCATCGGCGTTCGAAGCATTTACGGCACGGGTGGAAATGGTGCTGGGGTACTGGCAGGCAATCCGTGTGGCGTACACGGGTGAAGGCAACAGCAACACTCGCCCCTTCCACCAACGATGA
- a CDS encoding ABC transporter ATP-binding protein, with protein sequence MTPIIRVDHLHRTYRVPKKRPGLGGAFRDLLHPEYRDVHAVQDVTFDIQSGESVAYLGPNGAGKSTTVKMLAGILKPSGGQLSVLGYDPHRQRQAYVKHIGVVFGQRTTLWVDLAVIESLRLLQRVYAIPEPVFQERLSMFDEVLELGKLLATPARKLSLGQRVRADLAAALLHDPRVVFLDEPTIGLDVSVKARIRIFLRRIHQELGTTLLLTTHDLGDVEAISDRVLVIDIGQLIFDGTTRQLRENCGRGDRITIVSPEGSLAALNAATTELGLSWTEDGPGRYGTVYDARRVRTPDLVSRALSAVPAEDLTLREASIEDVVRELYERSPHD encoded by the coding sequence TTGACCCCCATCATCCGCGTCGACCATCTGCACCGAACCTACCGGGTGCCCAAGAAACGCCCAGGTTTGGGAGGCGCGTTCCGGGACCTTCTTCACCCCGAGTACCGGGACGTCCACGCGGTCCAGGACGTCACGTTCGACATCCAGTCGGGTGAAAGCGTCGCGTACCTGGGCCCGAACGGCGCCGGGAAAAGCACCACCGTGAAGATGCTTGCCGGCATCTTGAAACCTAGCGGAGGTCAGCTCAGCGTGCTCGGATACGATCCGCACCGCCAGCGGCAAGCGTACGTGAAGCACATCGGTGTCGTCTTCGGGCAGCGCACCACCTTGTGGGTGGATCTGGCCGTCATCGAGTCTCTCCGTCTGCTGCAACGTGTGTACGCCATCCCGGAGCCGGTCTTTCAGGAGCGCCTGTCGATGTTCGACGAAGTCCTGGAGCTGGGGAAGCTGCTGGCCACTCCAGCCAGAAAACTCTCCCTGGGGCAGCGGGTCCGGGCGGATCTCGCCGCGGCACTCCTGCACGACCCACGGGTGGTGTTCCTAGATGAACCCACCATCGGCCTGGACGTGAGCGTGAAGGCCCGCATCCGAATCTTTCTGCGCCGGATTCACCAGGAGCTGGGGACGACACTGCTGCTTACCACCCATGACCTGGGGGATGTGGAAGCCATCAGCGACCGCGTCCTGGTCATCGACATCGGACAGCTGATCTTCGACGGTACCACCCGGCAACTGAGGGAGAATTGCGGGCGGGGGGACCGGATCACCATCGTGTCGCCGGAAGGCAGCCTCGCGGCGCTGAATGCTGCAACCACCGAGCTGGGGTTGAGCTGGACCGAGGACGGGCCAGGCCGCTACGGCACGGTGTATGACGCGCGTCGCGTCCGCACGCCGGACCTGGTATCCCGTGCTCTCTCCGCGGTGCCGGCCGAGGACCTGACTCTCCGGGAGGCGAGTATCGAGGACGTCGTGCGGGAACTGTACGAGCGGAGTCCGCATGACTGA